The genomic window CATTTCCAAATTCTTAAGGAGTTTGTCATAACTCGTATGGGATGTTAGTCTTAagtttagttttagttttaagTTTTAATGGATGTTATCAAGTTTTAATTTAATGTTTAACTTCAATGGATGTTGTCAAGTTTAAGTTTTAGTGTAATGAAAAACTACTACAaagttttaatgtaatgaaaaaCTAGTACAAATTCATTCATCATAACCGAACTACTACATTAACCGAACTATTACATCTTCATTAAAATTAAAGTTGatacattaattaataaaatGGCACTACTTCATCAtggtcttcatcatcctcatcttcagctTGACCTCCAAATTATTTTTCCAAATTTTTCTTGTTacgtttttcttccaactcctcTGCTAACCTATCCATCTCCATCTCCCATACCATCAATTTTCTGGGGGTCATTGTTGAGGTGTTTGCATGTAGAATCTTATTCTTGACTTTTGATTGGAAAAATCTTATTCTTGTGAAAGTCTGAAACTAATTTATCTTGAGTTTGTCGATGTTTTTCATCTCCCTAGTCAAGAACTTCCGGTctaatgttttttgtttttcgaCGGTCTTCTGATGATCTATTATAGTATCCAAAAAACCTTCACTTGCTTCTCCTTCTTGGGCAAACTTTTCTCGCTGCTCTTGCAACGTTTCTTCCTAATAGTTTTTCTAAATCTCAACATTGAGATTCAATTTGGAATTGTTGTTTGTTGTGGTTtctggtgaagaaaatggattCTTCGGAGGGGGATAAGATGGTTGTGAAACTAGTGTTGACGCAGAACAAGTGTATGGTGAACTTGCAGGTACATTCTGCATATTTGCTAACACTTCTGGATTATATATAGgcaacactttcaaaatatgataacaactttcataaCCAAAAAATTTCCCATGTTTGTGGTGCCAATCATTTCGACACTTTTGTTCGACATCAACGTCGACAAGACCACTCGCTCAAGCATGGACAAATGTATTATAGCAGAAACATACAAGGTAACTTGGGCGTTGATTACAACAAAGCGACCGGACAATTCATTTGCATCACGATCGTTGATGTTCATAGTTTCATCACGAAATTTAtcaaatatgttatcccacaactTGGTAGATTGTTGTTGGGCACCATCGATACTATCTTGTTTAATTTAGagcacatagtttctgcaaatgctttcatcttcgGCTAAGGAAAATTTTGGACCCCTAATCCTCTTACTACTAGTCAATTGAGAATTAGATTGAGACATGTTAAAAAAACTACACAATACGAGTGAATAAAAGAGTTAGATGATGAAAGTTTTTTTAGATTTTAACAAATGTGAGAAGTGTTAGGAGTagagaaggtgtgagttaaaatggaaGTGGAATTTGGTGTTTATAGGGGGGGATAGGGGGAGATTTATGGTCGTTGAATCAGATTCTACTGGGTGATGAAGACTAAACCGACCGGCCGAAGGTAAACCGCTAGCAATCTAAATAAAGTCGTCCGGTGTAAACTACACCAAGCGATCGAGACTCGACCGCTCGGTAGAAACTTGACCTGGCaggctaagtggcaaatttccCACTTAGCCCCACATGTTTGCCACTTTGCCATGTCCATAGGAACCGCCCTTAGTAGTACTGAAAACGAACGAATTAGTAGCGAATTCACTGGTACTGAACATGTATAAGAGAAAGATTAAGGCCAAGATGGTTGTGGTGGTGTTAGTAATGCCGATTCATGTACTTCTTCTCGGGGAAATTGTTGGGTTGATTGAAAATAAACAAGAGAAATTTGAGAAGAAAGAAGGCAGTCGAGTCGAAAGAACTAAAAAGAAGCTGCGGTAGCAGCATGTTAGAAGTCTATATGCTAGAGCATTGCATGATGTTAATCCTCAAGGGAATGATGTGTAAGTGTTCTAGTCATTTAAATTGGATGTCTTTACAGAGCTTCTCAAATGTTATTATTTGAAAATAGGAAtcttaagaaaaacaatattCAACCTGTATTTATCAGGATTAAACGTCCAATAATCTGGCAATAAAATACATATCAAGTGCGGCATTCATCAAATGCTGTTGTTCATTACAGTAACAAACGAGGGATTTGTTGTACTATAACCTCCATCAACAATAAGATTCATTCCACTTACATACTTAGATTCATCACTGCCCAAATACACTGCTGCCTCCGCGATGTCCTTGGATTCAAGCACCGCTTCTTTCAAATTGGTCGATTTGTTAATGATATCCTGTGCCTTACTTGCCTGCATACTAAATGCATTGGTGACTAGAGGAGTGACAACTCCATAGGGTGAAATGCAATTAACCCTGATTCCGTATTCCCCTAATTCCACACATAGATTCTTTGTTAATCCCACAATTGCGTGTTTTGACATAGCATAAGCACTTGTAGCCCCACCAGCCACTACCGAGGTAGTACTAGCAGTGAATAGTATGCTTCCTTTCTTGGCTGGAATCATAACTCTGGCGGCATGTTTAGCACCCAAAGCTGAACCAATTGCATTTACATCATAAACTCTCCTGTAATTTTCATATTTACTTTccaaaaatgattgatctagATCCCCAAATATTCCAGCATTATTGAACATTGTATCAAGCTT from Papaver somniferum cultivar HN1 unplaced genomic scaffold, ASM357369v1 unplaced-scaffold_19, whole genome shotgun sequence includes these protein-coding regions:
- the LOC113338992 gene encoding secoisolariciresinol dehydrogenase-like, coding for MRSPSSSLIAAVTKRLEGKVAIIIGGASGIGECTAKLFARYGAKVVIADVQDDLGKSVSEDATNSTGGTMSYVHCDVSKEQDVKNLIDVTMEKYGKLDTMFNNAGIFGDLDQSFLESKYENYRRVYDVNAIGSALGAKHAARVMIPAKKGSILFTASTTSVVAGGATSAYAMSKHAIVGLTKNLCVELGEYGIRVNCISPYGVVTPLVTNAFSMQASKAQDIINKSTNLKEAVLESKDIAEAAVYLGSDESKYVSGMNLIVDGGYSTTNPSFVTVMNNSI